The Thermobispora bispora DSM 43833 genome window below encodes:
- the cpaB gene encoding Flp pilus assembly protein CpaB: MRRARLILARHRRLLAALLAGIAAVCALHRLAPPRGVPVLAAARDLPGGRLSASDVTVVRLPPDALPDGVLRPGTPMAGRVVAGPMRRGEPITDVRLLGPGILRAQGQGLVATPVRIADARVAELLSPGDVVDVLAAFDGAALGGAYPDDAASGGTAAPASAPVARQVRVLARPPGGDGEGALLVLATTVDQAARLAHAQAHGRLAVAIHPR, from the coding sequence ATGCGCCGGGCGCGTCTCATCCTCGCCCGCCATCGGCGGCTCCTGGCCGCGCTCCTCGCGGGGATCGCCGCGGTGTGCGCGCTCCACCGGCTCGCGCCGCCTCGCGGCGTCCCGGTGCTCGCCGCGGCCCGCGACCTGCCCGGCGGCCGGCTCTCCGCATCCGACGTCACGGTGGTACGGCTCCCGCCCGATGCGCTGCCCGACGGGGTGCTCCGCCCGGGAACCCCGATGGCCGGGCGGGTGGTGGCCGGGCCCATGCGCCGGGGCGAGCCCATCACCGACGTCCGGTTGCTCGGGCCGGGGATCCTGCGGGCCCAGGGGCAGGGCCTCGTGGCCACGCCGGTGCGGATCGCCGATGCGCGGGTGGCCGAGCTGCTCTCCCCCGGTGACGTGGTCGACGTGCTGGCCGCCTTCGATGGGGCCGCACTCGGTGGCGCGTACCCGGACGATGCGGCGTCCGGCGGTACGGCCGCGCCGGCGTCAGCTCCCGTGGCACGGCAGGTGAGGGTGCTGGCCCGCCCGCCGGGCGGGGACGGCGAGGGTGCCCTGCTCGTGCTCGCCACCACGGTGGATCAGGCG
- a CDS encoding S-methyl-5'-thioadenosine phosphorylase, translating into MAELAEIGVIGGSGFYSLLEDAEEVAVDTPYGPPSDRITLGRIGGRSVAFLPRHGRGHVHPPHRIPYRANIWALHSLGVRQVLAPNAVGSLRTEYGPGTLVIPDQLVDRTSGRIQTFYDTGGAVHVPFADPYCPHGRATAVRVAREAGWETVDGGTMVVIEGPRFSTRAESQWYASAGWTVIGMTGHPEAVLARELAICYTSICLVTDRDAGIEAGQGVTQQEVLAFFRAHAGRLRALTKEIAAALPAERTCPCATALDGMKLP; encoded by the coding sequence ATGGCGGAGCTCGCAGAGATCGGAGTCATCGGCGGATCGGGGTTCTACTCCCTGCTCGAAGACGCCGAAGAGGTCGCGGTGGACACGCCGTACGGCCCACCGAGCGACAGGATCACCTTGGGCCGGATCGGCGGCCGGTCGGTGGCCTTCCTCCCCAGACACGGGCGCGGCCACGTCCACCCGCCGCATCGCATCCCCTACCGGGCGAACATCTGGGCGCTGCACTCGCTCGGCGTGCGCCAGGTGCTCGCGCCCAATGCGGTGGGGTCGCTCAGGACCGAGTACGGACCGGGGACGCTGGTCATCCCCGACCAGCTCGTGGACCGGACCTCCGGGCGCATCCAGACCTTCTACGACACCGGCGGGGCGGTCCACGTGCCCTTCGCCGACCCCTACTGCCCGCACGGGCGCGCCACGGCGGTACGGGTGGCGCGAGAGGCGGGGTGGGAGACGGTCGACGGCGGCACCATGGTGGTGATCGAAGGCCCCCGGTTCTCCACCAGGGCCGAGTCGCAGTGGTACGCGTCGGCCGGCTGGACGGTCATCGGCATGACCGGCCACCCCGAGGCCGTGCTCGCCCGGGAGCTGGCCATTTGTTACACCTCGATCTGCCTGGTGACCGATCGCGACGCGGGCATCGAGGCCGGGCAGGGGGTCACCCAGCAGGAGGTCCTCGCGTTCTTCCGGGCCCATGCGGGCCGGCTGCGCGCCCTGACCAAGGAGATCGCGGCCGCCCTGCCGGCCGAACGGACCTGCCCGTGCGCCACGGCCCTCGACGGCATGAAGCTCCCCTGA